A DNA window from Mucilaginibacter xinganensis contains the following coding sequences:
- the lpdA gene encoding dihydrolipoyl dehydrogenase, which yields MQYDVIVIGSGPGGYVAAIRCAQLGLKTAIIEKYNTLGGTCLNVGCIPSKALLDSSEHYHNAAHAFATHGIQLDNLKVDFGQMIKRKEEVVAANTSGIAYLMKKNKIDVHTGTGSFKDKNTIVVTKADGTAAEITGKNVIIATGSKPSALPFIKADKKRIITSTEALTLKEIPKHLVLIGGGVIGLELGSVYARLGSKVSVIEFMDGIIPTMDKGLGRELQKVLQKLGMEFYLGHKVTGATVKGKEVTVTFDDPKGEKKELKGDYCLLAVGRIAYTDGLGLEKIGLTVEERGRKITVDEHLETSVKGVYAIGDVIRGAMLAHKAEDEGTLVAEIIAGQKPHIDYNLIPGVVYTWPEVAAVGQTEEQLKTAGIKYKTGSFPFKASGRARASGDLDGFVKVLADATTDEILGVHMIGPRAADMIAEAVVAMEYRASAEDISRMSHAHPTYTEAMREACLAATENRAIHI from the coding sequence ATGCAATATGATGTTATCGTTATCGGTTCGGGCCCAGGTGGCTACGTTGCCGCTATACGTTGTGCCCAGCTGGGTTTAAAAACTGCAATAATTGAAAAATATAATACTTTAGGGGGCACCTGCCTTAACGTGGGCTGTATCCCTTCAAAAGCGCTGCTTGATTCGTCTGAGCATTACCATAATGCTGCGCATGCATTTGCAACCCATGGCATTCAGCTGGATAACCTGAAGGTTGATTTTGGGCAGATGATAAAACGTAAGGAAGAAGTGGTTGCTGCTAATACCAGCGGCATTGCTTACCTGATGAAGAAGAATAAGATTGACGTGCACACAGGGACAGGATCATTTAAAGATAAAAATACCATTGTAGTAACCAAGGCTGACGGCACCGCTGCGGAGATCACCGGAAAAAACGTGATCATTGCTACCGGTTCAAAACCATCTGCCTTGCCATTTATTAAAGCAGATAAAAAGCGCATCATAACATCTACTGAAGCTTTGACGCTAAAAGAGATCCCCAAGCACCTGGTGCTGATTGGCGGCGGTGTTATTGGCCTTGAACTTGGATCGGTATATGCCCGTTTAGGTTCAAAGGTCTCAGTAATCGAGTTTATGGATGGTATTATCCCAACCATGGATAAAGGCTTGGGTCGCGAATTGCAAAAGGTACTTCAAAAGCTGGGCATGGAATTTTATCTTGGCCATAAAGTAACAGGAGCAACCGTAAAGGGTAAAGAAGTTACCGTAACATTTGACGACCCTAAAGGAGAGAAAAAAGAACTGAAAGGCGATTATTGCCTGCTGGCTGTTGGGCGTATTGCTTACACCGATGGGTTAGGGCTGGAAAAAATTGGCTTAACCGTTGAAGAACGCGGGCGTAAAATTACAGTTGATGAGCACCTGGAAACCAGTGTAAAAGGCGTTTATGCTATAGGCGATGTTATAAGAGGCGCCATGCTGGCCCACAAAGCCGAGGACGAAGGAACGCTTGTTGCCGAAATCATCGCCGGGCAAAAACCGCATATTGATTACAACCTGATCCCCGGTGTGGTTTATACCTGGCCGGAAGTTGCGGCCGTTGGCCAAACCGAGGAGCAGTTAAAAACGGCTGGCATAAAATACAAAACAGGTTCGTTCCCATTCAAAGCCAGTGGCCGGGCACGTGCCAGCGGCGATCTGGATGGTTTTGTAAAAGTGCTGGCAGATGCCACTACCGATGAAATACTGGGTGTACACATGATTGGGCCGCGCGCCGCTGATATGATTGCCGAAGCGGTTGTTGCAATGGAATACCGTGCATCTGCCGAAGATATTTCACGGATGAGCCACGCACACCCAACTTATACTGAAGCCATGCGCGAAGCTTGCCTGGCTGCTACTGAAAACAGGGCAATACATATCTAG
- the msrA gene encoding peptide-methionine (S)-S-oxide reductase MsrA: MKIEKITLGNGCFWCTEAIFETLKGIKSLTSGYMGGHTKNPTYKEVCQGDTGYAEVIQLEYDADILSFDELLLVFFKTHNPTTLNRQGNDVGTQYRSAIFYHNDQQKQHALDLIKRLTDEKVFDQPIVTEVTPASEFYKAEDYHQNYFTNNPGNPYCAAVIQPKLYKFAKEFTEKIKPELL; encoded by the coding sequence TATTTTTGAGACCCTTAAAGGCATAAAAAGCCTTACTTCGGGTTATATGGGCGGGCATACTAAAAACCCTACTTATAAAGAGGTCTGCCAGGGCGATACCGGGTATGCAGAAGTTATTCAGCTGGAATACGATGCCGATATTTTATCATTTGATGAATTACTGTTGGTGTTTTTTAAGACGCATAATCCAACCACGTTAAACAGGCAGGGCAATGATGTCGGCACACAATACCGCTCGGCCATATTTTATCACAACGACCAACAAAAGCAACACGCTTTGGATCTGATAAAAAGATTGACCGATGAAAAAGTTTTTGACCAGCCTATTGTAACAGAAGTTACGCCGGCGAGCGAGTTTTATAAAGCTGAAGATTACCATCAAAATTATTTCACCAATAATCCGGGCAATCCTTATTGTGCAGCCGTGATACAACCCAAACTTTACAAGTTTGCAAAGGAGTTCACTGAAAAAATTAAGCCGGAATTGCTATAA